CCTATTTCTCCATTTCCTGCCAGAGGCTTAACAGGCGAAGAAGTAGAAAAAACAATAGAAGACTACGTCAATTGTGCTAAGATGGCTCAATACGCCAACTATGATGGTGTGGAAATCATGGGTTCTGAAGGCTATTTGATAAATCAATTTATAGTAAAAAAAGTAAACAAACGCACCGACAAATGGGGCGGTTCTTACGAAAACAGAATTCAGTTTCCTTTAGAAATTATTAGAAGAACTAGAGAAGCGGTTGGCAAAAACTTCATCATCATTTATCGTCTTTCTATGTTGGATTTGGTAAAGGACGGCAGTACATGGGAAGAAGCCGTGCAGCTAGCGAAAGAAGTAGAAAAAGCAGGTGCTACTATTATAAATACTGGAATAGGCTGGCATGAAGCACGAATACCTACCATCGGCACTGTGGTACCCAAAGGTGGTTTTGCGTGGGTTACCAAAAGAATGATGGGTGAAGTCAACATTCCGCTTATAGCGACCAACCGTATCAACATGCCCGATGTGGCAGAAAACATTTTGGAAGAAGGCTGTGCCGATATGGTCTCCATGGCAAGGCCTTTTCTTGCTGACCCAGAGTTGGTTTTAAAAGCGATGGAAAACAGGTCACAAGAAATCAATACGTGCATTGCCTGTAATCAGGCGTGCCTTGACCATACGTTTACTATGCAAGTTTGCTCTTGTATTGTAAATCCGAGAGCATGTCATGAAACTGAGTTAAATCATTTACCTACCACTAATAAAAAGAAAATAGCCGTAGTGGGTGCCGGGCCTGCTGGTTTGGAGTTTTCAACTACCGCTGCTAAAAGAGGACACGAAGTACATTTGTTTGAGGCAGAGCCCCAAATAGGTGGTCAGTTCAATATGGCCAAAGAGATTCCAGGTAAAGAAGAATACGCTCAAACCATCAGGTACTATGGCGAAATGTTAAAGAAGTATGGTGTTCAGGTCAATTTGAACACTAAAGCTACTTTGGAAACGCTATCAAATACCAATTATGACGAAATCATTTTAGCTACAGGAGTAAGCCCTAGAAAAATTAAAATAGAAGGCTCAGAGCATCCAAAAGTATTAAACTACGCTGATGTTTTATATAGAAAGAAGCCAGTAGGAAAACGGGTAGCCATCTTGGGTGCAGGAGGAATTGGCTTTGATATGGCCGAATACCTCGCTCATGATATGTCGCACGAATCAGTGAGCTTAAATGTAGCAGATTACATGAAAGAATGGGGTGTTGACATGACTTATCAGCATGAAGGAGCATTGGCAGAAGCTGCTCAACCGCTACCCTCTCCTCGTGAAATTTACTTATTAAAGCGTTCATCTGGAAAGCATGGCAAAGACCTTGGAAAAACCACCGGTTGGATTCATCGTTCTAGTTTAGCTATGAAAAAAGTAAACCTTATTGGTGGGGCTAAATACCTTAAAGTAGATGATGAAGGACTTCACATAGAAGTAGATGAGCAAGTGCAAGTTATTCCGGTGGATAATGTGGTGGTTTGTGCAGGCCAAGAACCTTTAAGAGCTATGTTTGAAGAACTTAAAGCTTCTGGAAAATCTATTCATTTAATTGGAGGAGCTAATATAGCAGCCCAATTGGATGCTAAACTAGCTATCAAAGAAGCCGCAGAATTAGCAACAAGCATTTAAGCTTATAAATTTCACTAATCTTAAAATGAAAGACTCCTTCAAAAAGGAGTCTTTTTTTGTTCTAATGGTAAAGCACCAATCGGCATCGTTAGTAATATTTAGCCACTAAAGGTTATTCAAATTAAGACAGGGAGCCGTAAACTACAGCATGTAAAAAGCCTCTGTATTCTGAGGTAAAAGTAAAACTTGCAGACGGTGCTTTATCGATAATTATGAAAATGCATGAGATAACCTCTATCTCAAGAGGTTATTCCTGTACACTTGTGATGTACCACATGGCAATAGGAGACAAATGGAGATTACGAAAGAAGTAATCCAGCTTTACGCCCTAGTGTTGGCTATATTATCCATTTTTTTTAGCACCTCTTCCGCTTCCATAAATTTAGCGTCACTCATTCTTCTGTTAGAACGAGAAAGGTTTCTTGCTTCCTCTAACAATGACATGTATTTGCCATAGAGTTTTTCTTCTTCCGTTTTCTTCTTAAAAAAACTAAACATACTATTAAAATTTAATGGCAGACAAACCGCCGTCTATGTGTAAAATTTGACCAGTGATCCAACTGGATTTATCACTCAATAAAAATGCAGCAGCTTCTGTAATATCATCTACCGACCCTATTCTTCTCATAGGGTTTTTCTCTGCCTGAGCGTCCTTTTTAGCCTCCGAATTTATTAGTCTATCGCTCAATGGCGTTTCTGTTAGAGAAGGAGCAATAGCGTTAACTCTTATAATAGGAGCCAACTCCGCCGCTAAAGCTCTTGTCAAACCTTCCAAAGCTCCTTTTGAAGCTGAAATTTGACTATGAAAACTAAAACCTTGCTGCACCGCTATAGTAGAAAAAAACAATACGGAAGCGTTCTTTGACTTTTTGAGATTAGGCAAAATCGATTTGAGAATTTCTGTAGCTCCCACTACCTGAAGCTTATAATCTTCTATCAAGTCTTCCGCACTAAATCGACTAAAAGGTTTCAGATTAATACTACCAGGACAATAAACAAAACCATCAAGACTTTCGGGAAGGAAATCAATGGGAAGGACACCATTTAAGACATCTAATTTTTGATAAGAAACATTACCAAAATTGGCTTTCTCATTAGTATTGAAAGTACTGTAAACCTTATGACCTTCCTTGCTAAGTTTTTCAACTAAGGCAAGCCCAATACCCGAAGAACCTCCTACCACAAGAAAATTTGACATAAACTATTTTTGTTTAATCAAATGTACTATTTATTAAACAATATATAATCTATGCGAGTGATTTATTTAATCAATTTCCAAAAAAAGCAGATTGGTCGATATCATTTTTTACTTCTTAGATGAATATATTTCCGCAGCCAATACTTAAAATGAAAAACACAAGCAATGAATGTGACAGTAAAAGTAAATTTCATTCTCTTTAGAAACGAGACTGATGAACAAGGTACAATAAGGTGATATTACACCTTAGACACGGAGCGGTCAAACGTGCTGTTTTTACCAACCGCCTAGACAGTGGTGTATCCAATTACCAAAAAAAGTATACTATACGGAGCAACTGCAGAAAGTCTAAAAAAATGCGATGGTGAGTTTATAGCTTACATAGAAACCATAAATAACACCATGACAGACCCTGTAATGTCAGGAAATCTTATTTATACTCAGAGCTAAGCTGGGGAGCCAAGTTTAAATCCATGCTAAAGCCAGTGAAGCAAGAATGCGTGCTAGACTTCTCTGAAATTGATGAAATATAAGACGCTATATTAAATGTTTATTTAACAATATAAAGCTTTTGACACCATGGAGTTTCGTTAGGCATTTGCCAACTCACTCACGGCGTTCCAGGCCATTAAGCCCATTCCTATTTCAATAGCGTTTTCGTCCACATTAAACGTAGGAGTGTGTACGCCAGAAACTATTCCTTTGGCCTCATTTCTCGTTCCTAATCTATAGAAACAAGAGTCCACCACTTGTGAGTAAAACGCGAAATCTTCCCCTGCCATCCAAAGGTCAAGGTCTACCACGTTTTCTTTACCCATATAAGTCTCAGCTGCTTTTCTAATCTTTCTAGTCAACTCGGGATTGTTTTCTAAGTAAGGATATCCTCTGATAACTTCAAATTGACAAGTAGCTCCCATAGATTCTGCCATAGTTTCTGCCATTTTTTTGATGAGTCCTAGGCCTTTTTCACGCCATTCTTCATTCATATTTCTAAACGTGCCGTCAATCTTCACTTCGTTAGGAATGACATTGGTAGCACCAAGACCTACTATTTTACCAAAGGTCAAAACAGAAGGATTGGTAGGTTTTCTGTTTCTAGAGACTATCTGCTGTAAAGCAACAATAATGTGCGAAGCCACTAAAATAGGATCAATGCATTGATCGGGAGCTGCTCCATGCCCACCTTGACCTTTCACTGTCAAATAAATTTCATCTGTGCTGGCCATATACATGCCCTCTCTGAAACCTATTTTCCCTACAGGAATATTTGGAGCTACATGCTGCCCGAGCATACCATCAGGTCTTGGATTTTCTAAAACTCCCTCTTTTATCATGATGGAAGCTCCACCTGGTGCTTTTTCTTCTGCAGGTTGAAAAACCAATTTGACAGTTCCTTCAAATTCGTCTTTTATAGCCGTCAATATCTTAGCCGTTCCTAATAAAGAAGTAGTATGTACATCATGCCCACAAGCATGCATCACACCCTCATTTTTAGATTTATAAGAAATATCGTTTGCTTCAAAAATCGGTAAAGCGTCCATGTCAGCTCTTAAAGCTACTACCTTTTTTGTTGGGTTTTTACCCTCAATAAGTGCCACCACACCTGTACCTGCAATTCCATGCTCAGGTTTCAAACCCATTTCCTTCAATTTGCTGACCACAAAAGCAGATGTTTCATGCTCATGAAAAGACAGCTCAGGATTTGCGTGTAAATGCCTTCTAATGGCTACTGAGTCTTGAAATTGGTCGGCGGCTAAACCTTTTATTTTATCTATCAGATTCATATCACTTATTTATTGCTACACAAAACTACTCGTTTTAAATCTCCTCTACCAGAATCAATTGCAGTATTCTTAGCTAAAAAAACTTCGATTTACTTTCTTTGCTATAATTTAGTGTTTCAATGATAGTATTTGTAATGGGTGTTAGCGGCTGTGGAAAATCTACAGTTGGAGATATGTTGGCTAAAGAATTAAACGTTCCATTTTATGATGGTGATGATTTTCATCCACAAGTTAACATCAATAAAATGAGCGAGGGTATTCCCTTAAATGATGATGACCGACAAGGATGGTTAGAATCAATGAATAAAAAGGCTTTAGCAGCAAAAGAAGGTGCAGTCTTTGCTTGTTCCGCTCTCAAAGAAAAATACAGAGAAATCTTATTCAAAAACACTGGTAACGATGCATACTTGATTTATTTAGAAGGTTCTTTTGAACTTATAGATGCACGTATGCAGGCTAGAAAAGACCATTTCATGCCACCAGACTTATTAAAATCTCAATTTGCAACACTCGAAGTTCCAAATTATGGACTTCATATTTCTATTGACCAAAACCCTGAAAACATCTTAAAAGACATCACAAATCAAATGGAAAAACCTACACAAGAATTCGGACTAGTGGGATTAGGCGTAATGGGAAAAAGCCTTGCTAGAAATCTCGCAAACCATGGTTTTAACTTAGCTCTTTATAATCGTTATGCAAAAGGCAGCGAAGAGAAAGTGGCAGAAAGGTTCATAAATGAGTTTGATGAACTGAAAACTGCGAAAGGTTTTGAAGACATGCGAGGTTTTGTACAATCACTAGAAAAACCAAGAAGGGTTTTCTTAATGGTGAATGCCGGTAAAGTAACAGATTACGTTATTAGTGAGCTTTCTGAATTGCTTGATGAAGGTGACGTTATTATTGACGGAGGAAACTCTCACTTTACTAATACAGAAAGACGTGGTGCTGAATTAGCCGAAAAAGGAATTCAGTTTATTGGTACAGGTGTTTCAGGTGGTGAAGAAGGTGCATTAAAAGGGCCATCTATCATGCCTAGTGGTGATAAAACTGCCTATGACAAAATTGCTCCTTACTTAGAAGCTATTGCTGCAAAAGACAAAAACGGAAAAGGCTGCTGTACTTATGTAGGAAAAGGTGGCTCAGGCCATTACATAAAAATGGTACATAACGGTATTGAATATGCCGAAATGCAACTATTGGCAGAGGTGTTTGCCATACTCAGATATAATAATGGTTTATCACCAAATGTAATTTCAACAATTCTTGAAGAATGGAATAAGGGAGTGCTCAGCAGTTATCTGCTAGAAATCACCTACAAACTTCTTAAGAAGAAAGAAGGTGATAAATACATGGTAGATATTATTCTAGACCAAGCTGGTAATAAAGGTACAGGCAGCTGGACCACAGAATCAATGGCAACTTTAGGTATTCCGGCCACTATGATTTCTTCCGCTTTATTTGCTAGGTATATTTCTGCTTTTAGAACCAAGAGAACAGAATTGACTGCCAAGTTTGACTTCAAAATTGAAAATCAGTCAACAACCGAAGTGGAGGATTTGAAAAAGGCTTATTTACTGGCAAGGCTTGTTAATCATCAGCAAGGTTTTGAACTAATAGCAGAAGCTTCTTCAAGATACGAATGGGGTTTAAACCTTTCTGAAATTGCTAGAATTTGGACGAATGGCTGTATTATTCGGTCGGGATTAATGGAGACTTTGATAGATACTTTAAAGAATAGTACTTCGCTCCTACTGTCAGAGAATAAGGAAAAACTAAGCTCGGAACTTCAGGCCTTAAGAAATATAGCTACAGTGGGCATTAATTCAGGTATTTCGATGCCTTGTCACTTATCTGCTTTAGATTATTTAAATGCCAATTTATATAATCACCCTACGGCAAATATTATTCAAGCTCAGCGTGATTTCTTTGGTGCTCATACTTATAAACGTGTAGATGCTGCTAATGGTAAGTCTTACCATACTATTTGGGAGTAGCTTATCTTAGATGTTTGGATAGTTTAGCTTTAAGGTGTGCTGGTAGGTAGAAACCTTCAATCTTTTCCAACTCATTTCCCTTTGAGTCGGTTACAATTAATGTTGGAAAAGATTTAACACCATATTTTCCGCTTGCTTCCAAACCGTCAAAGGAATCAGCATCTAGTTTATACATACTATAATTCCTTTTTATAAAAGAATCTAAAACAGGATCTGAATAGGTTTCGCTTTCCATTCTTATACACGGAGCACACCAGCTAGCCCAAAAATCAATAAGTATTGGCTTTTGCTTTAGTTGCCCCTCCAAAATTATATCATCAATTCCCCCTTTATAAAGACTTATTTGATTTTTAACTTTTACCGGTGACTTTACTGTACAGCCAATAAAGAAAAACAACATCGAAAAAGTTATAAGTATATATTTCATAGAGGTAAATTTGGGCGATATTTATGTATTAAAAAAGGGGACAAGCCCCTTTTCTAACGATTCATATTTGTAATTCTTACTTAGTAAGCTACTCCAAGAGATTTTAACGTCTCTAAATTCAAGTTTCCTTGAGGAAGTTTCTTATCTAATTGATACTTAAGAAGAGCAGCTTTTGTCTGTCTTCCAAAAACATTATCAATAGGACCTGGATTGTAACCCTTATCTCTAAGTGCTATTTGAATAGACCTGATTCTATCTGTTGTAATTTTTGATTGGCATAATACTTCTACCCAGTCATTATATTCGATTTCACTCGATAAACTCGCGAAACTATATGCATCAAATTCTGCATCAATCTTAGACTCTCTACTACTTGCCGGAGTTTTCACTACCGTTTTACTAATATTAGTAAACACAGCTGGAATTGTTATTTCATTTGAAGAAGCAATCTTATCAACTGACTGTCTGGTTATAGTCGTGAAAGTTGCAGGAATTGCCACTTCTCTAGTAGTTGGCTGCTTATCAATCAGGTATTTTGTAACCGTTGCATATTCGGCAGGTACATCAAGACTAGTGACTCTTGCACCACAGCCATTGTTATTAGTCGCTACTGCGTTTGAACCATCAAGGTTTCCTAAATTATCTTTACAGTTATACTTTTTAACTGTTCTAAACTGAGCAGGTACTTCTAGCTCTCTGGTACTTGCGGGCTTAACTAATACCGTTCTACTTTTTGCTACATATTCAGCAGGTATTACTACTTCGCGAACTGTAGCTTCGGTTGCTAAAACATCCACACTGTAAGTTTGATACTTTTCAGCAATTGCGTTTGTTGCCACTGAAGCAGACTTGTCAAGCACCTGACGAGTTATAGTTTCATAAACTGCAGGAACTGTGTACTCCTTAACCTCAGCATCTTTTACTAATACTGTTTTAGTTACTGAAGTATACTGTGCCGTGTTAACACCATTCTTAAATGCACTAGCACCAGAAAGTGAACCCTTTGCATTATCTGTATAACCATCAAAAACAGCTCTGCTTACTGTTCTATAAACAGCTGGAATTTCTTTCTCAACTACGCTGGCTGGTGTAGCAAGAACCGTTCTTGTGATTGTCTTTGTTTGAGCTGGAGATGTAGTTTCCGAAACACTCGCTGCTTTTTTCAACACCTTTTTAGTGATTGTCTTATAAACCGCTGGTACTTCCACTAAACAAATAATACTACAATCATCAGGATTTGCAGAAAGACATGATGGGTCTTTTCCTTGCTCATATTTTGTGAAAGAATCTTTCACTTTAACTCTTTCTGTTACAGTTTCATAAACTGCTGGTGTACTTCTAAGGTTTTTGATAGCTTCTCTTATTACAACCGTTTCCGTCTCCGTTTTATAAGTAGCAGGTATTACTACATATGTCTTACTAGCCGCCTTTACTAAAAATTGTTCTGTAACAGTTTTATACTTTGGCAATTTGGCTCCACTTACACTAGGTGCTGCATCTCTAGTTTTAAAACTTTGTTTTTCAGTTTTAAACTGAGCTGGAATAACTTCATATTTAACGTATGAAGGTTTCACCATAATTCTTTCCGTTTCTGTTTTAAAACTTACGTTATTATCAGCATTTAGAACGCTGTAACCTTGATTAGTAAGAAACCTTCTTGTTTCCTTCTTATAGGTAGCAGGCACTACTTCTAATCTTTTACTGGCCTCTTTTACTAATACATTTTCAGTAATAGTTTCAAAAGTTGCAGGGATTACCTCAATAGTCTTGTAGGCTTCTTTTACCAGCTTAGTTTCTTCAATAGGTGTGAAACATGGCTCATTAAGTTCTCTTGCATTAAGAGCTCTACCGTTTACACTTTCGCCAGCACATGAAAGAATTGAAAAACTCTTATAAGCTGGAGAAGACATATAACGCTCCGTAGCTGTTTTATAAGTACCAGAATTAGGAACCAACTCTACTCTATTAGCAGCGTCTCTGGTCATAAAACTTTCTTGAGTACTTTTAAAAACTGGCTGATTAACGCTAAATCTTGAACTCGCTTCTTTCACAAGAACAGAAATACTTTCAGTATCCAGTGAAGCGGGAATCACTTGAAAAGCATTAGCTTCTTCTTTTGCAGTAAATCGCTGTGTTTCTTCATCAAAAACCATTGGTTTTAAACATTTTGCGTAACATTTACCAGGAATGGCATTGGGAGGTAAATCTGTTTGGCCAAAAGAATAAGAGACCGTCAGAAATAATGCACTAAGGCTTAGTACTATTTTTTTCATATTAAAGGGGTTTTTTAAGTAATTAAGAGACCTCATACATATCGTGTATGCTAGCGTCTCATACTTAAGACTATATGTAGACCAAAGGTCACATGTACATCTACCAATTCCCCTAGAACGTCGAATTTATATATACATAATGCAATTATTTATTTAAATACTTATAGCAATTTCTCTCAAAATAGTAGCATTGTGATAAAGATTATTACTTCTTTACTATTCCTATAATCTAGGTCAATTGTCTTAAACAGCAGATTCCAACAATTTTTTGCTATTTAAAATCACTCGTAAAAAGAAAAAATTCAAGGCTTATTAAAATAAATTTCAATAAACCTTGAATTCTATAAGTCAGGTCAACACTAATCTAAAATGTTTACCCTTATTAAACTGCCTTAAATTTCCCAGGAACCGGAATCGGATAGAATCCGTCAGCATCTGGCAATGACTTAGGCATAGAATCCCAAGTAAAGCTTTCTGGTGCCAAAGAAATTTCAGATTTAAGAGCTTCTTCCATAGTGATTTTTTGACCAGAATAAGTCGCCATTCTACCTAAAATAGAAGTCATGGTACTCATAGCACCATTAACAGCATCATTTACAGGAATATTATTGACAATATTATGGAAAAGAACATCATGCTCTACTTGATAAGGATTCTTATCTTCTCTCCCTCTATGTCTCCAAAGGCTATTACCCTTTAGATCCATTATTTTGCCTTCAGTAGCACGTCCCTTAGTACCTACTAGGTGCTCTGAAACATTAGCTACTGTACCAGGTTGGTGACGGCATTGGCTATCCAATATCATTCCATCGGCATATTCAAATTGAACCACATGGTGGTCAAAAATCTCACCATATTCTTTGCCTTTTCTTACTTCTCTTCCGCCAATACCGATAGCTTCTGTAGGATATCCTCCTTTAAACCAGTTGATAACATCAATATTGTGAATATGCTGCTCAGAGATATGGTCTCCACATAACCACACGAAATAATACCAGTTTCTCATTTGGTACTCCATTTCGGTCATGCTGTCTTCACGTTTTTTGACCCAAACACCATCATTATTCCAGTAACATCTTGCCGATACTATATCGCCAATCATCCCTTGGTCTATTACTCTTTTATGAGTTTCTAAGTAAGATTTTTGATAATGTCTTTGAAGACCTACTACTACCTTAAGGTCTTTCTTTTTGGCTGCTTCAGCAGCATCCAAAACTCTTCTAATTCCTGGAGCATCTGTAGCTACAGGCTTTTCCATAAATACGTGCTTGTTCTGACGAACAGCCTCTTCAAAATGGATAGGTCTAAAACCCGGAGGTGTAGTCAATATTACTACATCTGCTAGTGCAATTGCTTTTTTATAAGCATCAAAACCAACAAACTTATTTTCTTCAGGTACTTGTACTCTACCAGCTACTTCACCTTCTAAAGCCCTACCAGATGTTAATTTTTTATAGCAATCATCTAATCTATCGCGGAAAGCATCTGCCATGGCAACCAACTTTACATTTTCTTTAACAGACAATGCTTGGAATGCCGCACCAGAACCTCTACCTCCACAGCCTATAAGAGCCACTTTAACTTCGTCAGCTCCACTATAAAAGGCAGATGACATTAATGGATTCGCAATTAGGGCGGTTCCGCCCGCAAACATAGCAGAGTTTTTAATAAAGGCTCTACGATTTAAATCTTTCATTATTTCAAAGGGTTTTTAAATGGTTGAATAATTAAAACTAAAGAAAAGAGGCGATAAAAGGAAAATTACTAGTCGAACCGCCACTTTTTAATGACTATTTGTCCTTAGGAGGGGGAGCAAAATACTTTTGAATCTCTGCTTTTGATGGTTGTACGGCTGGCCTCACCAATCTGAATCCTAAAAACGGAGCATCTGTTAGCCACCAATCGGACTTTGGTATTTGAGGATCCGTTCTCTTTAATCTTTCAGTAGAACCTGTCCTTGCTGCCGAACGAAGTGCATCTGCATCATCGTCCCAGTTTCCACCTTTTATAGTATGGGGATATAACGTAGTAGGTTCAAAATAAGGGTCTTTTACACCATTTTTAAGCTCTGAATGAAGATTGCCCTTATATTGGTCTGACGTCCACTCTGACACATTGCCATACATGTCGTAAAGTCCCCATTCGTTTGGCTTCTTCTCTCCTACCAAAGCATAAGCTCCGTCAGAATTGGCATAAGACCAAGCATAATCATCTAGCTGACTGACATCATCTCCAAAGTGCCAAGCCGTGGTACTTCCTGCTCTTGCAGCATATTCCCATTCGGCTTCTGTTGGCAAACGATAAAATACACCTGTTTTTTTATAAAGCCACTCGCAAAAAGACCTTGCGGCATACTGCGTTACATTACAAACGGGAAATCCTCCATTTTTACCTTGACCAAAAGACATCTCCACATAAGGTTTGGTAGGCCTTGAGATACCATCAAGTACCAAATTCTTGTCAATTTCTAATTCACTGTTTTGATAAATCAAATACAAATCCCAAGTGGTTTCATATTTCGCCATCCAAAAAGGACTTACTTCCACTTTAACTTGCGGACCTTCATTTTCCTTTCTTAGTGACTCACTTTCTGGGCTTCCAAACAAAAACTCCCCACCGGGTATGGCAAGCATATCAAAACCTTCATGTGTGTTAGGTATTTCTTGATGATAATCTTCTATATCCTTCTGATTTGTAGTTAGCGTAAAAAGCAGGATAAAACTTAAAATAATTTTCATTTATATTTTTTCAATTTCGGGTTTCAATAGTCTAAAAGTCATTCTGTGCAAATAGGTTACACCATGCTCTTTGATGGCTGCTCTATGCTTTATGGTAGGATAACCTGCATTAGTTTCCCATCCATATTGCGGAAATTCTTGTGCATAGCTATCCATCAGTTTATCTCTATATGTTTTCGCTAAAATACTAGCAGCCGCTATGCTTTGGTATTTTCCATCACCTTTTATAATGCAAGTATGCGGAATAGATAAATAAGGAACAAATCTATTTCCGTCCACCAAAAGATGTTCTGGCTTTATAGAAAGAAGTTTTGTGGCCTTATGCATAGCTAAAATACTGGCTTGCAAAATATTAATTTCGTCAATCTCTGTTTGAGAACAAATACCGACAGCATAAGCCAAAGCATCTTTTTTTATTATTTCTGCCATACGTTCACGATCTTTCTTGCCAATCTGCTTAGAATCGTTAAGCTCTAAATTGTCATAATCTTTTGGCATTATCACGGCAGCAGCCACTACTGGACCTGCTAAACAGCCTCTTCCGGCTTCGTCTAATCCTGCTTCTATACAGTCTTTATTAAAATAGGGTTTAAGCATGTATGCAAGTTAGATAAAGAACACAAAAAAAGCAGCCCCTTTTCAGAGACTGCTTCAATATATTTTGAGATAATTAATTATCTATACGCCTAAGTAAGATGGAGAAATCATAGAAACTGCTTTAGCTTCTAAGAAAGACTCACCCATAAGGTATTGGTCTACCGCACGAGCAGCTTCACGCCCCTCTGAAATAGCCCATACTACCAAAGATTGACCTCTTCTCATAT
This sequence is a window from Arcticibacterium luteifluviistationis. Protein-coding genes within it:
- a CDS encoding peptidoglycan-binding domain-containing protein: MKKIVLSLSALFLTVSYSFGQTDLPPNAIPGKCYAKCLKPMVFDEETQRFTAKEEANAFQVIPASLDTESISVLVKEASSRFSVNQPVFKSTQESFMTRDAANRVELVPNSGTYKTATERYMSSPAYKSFSILSCAGESVNGRALNARELNEPCFTPIEETKLVKEAYKTIEVIPATFETITENVLVKEASKRLEVVPATYKKETRRFLTNQGYSVLNADNNVSFKTETERIMVKPSYVKYEVIPAQFKTEKQSFKTRDAAPSVSGAKLPKYKTVTEQFLVKAASKTYVVIPATYKTETETVVIREAIKNLRSTPAVYETVTERVKVKDSFTKYEQGKDPSCLSANPDDCSIICLVEVPAVYKTITKKVLKKAASVSETTSPAQTKTITRTVLATPASVVEKEIPAVYRTVSRAVFDGYTDNAKGSLSGASAFKNGVNTAQYTSVTKTVLVKDAEVKEYTVPAVYETITRQVLDKSASVATNAIAEKYQTYSVDVLATEATVREVVIPAEYVAKSRTVLVKPASTRELEVPAQFRTVKKYNCKDNLGNLDGSNAVATNNNGCGARVTSLDVPAEYATVTKYLIDKQPTTREVAIPATFTTITRQSVDKIASSNEITIPAVFTNISKTVVKTPASSRESKIDAEFDAYSFASLSSEIEYNDWVEVLCQSKITTDRIRSIQIALRDKGYNPGPIDNVFGRQTKAALLKYQLDKKLPQGNLNLETLKSLGVAY
- a CDS encoding Gfo/Idh/MocA family protein, yielding MKDLNRRAFIKNSAMFAGGTALIANPLMSSAFYSGADEVKVALIGCGGRGSGAAFQALSVKENVKLVAMADAFRDRLDDCYKKLTSGRALEGEVAGRVQVPEENKFVGFDAYKKAIALADVVILTTPPGFRPIHFEEAVRQNKHVFMEKPVATDAPGIRRVLDAAEAAKKKDLKVVVGLQRHYQKSYLETHKRVIDQGMIGDIVSARCYWNNDGVWVKKREDSMTEMEYQMRNWYYFVWLCGDHISEQHIHNIDVINWFKGGYPTEAIGIGGREVRKGKEYGEIFDHHVVQFEYADGMILDSQCRHQPGTVANVSEHLVGTKGRATEGKIMDLKGNSLWRHRGREDKNPYQVEHDVLFHNIVNNIPVNDAVNGAMSTMTSILGRMATYSGQKITMEEALKSEISLAPESFTWDSMPKSLPDADGFYPIPVPGKFKAV
- a CDS encoding formylglycine-generating enzyme family protein, whose protein sequence is MKIILSFILLFTLTTNQKDIEDYHQEIPNTHEGFDMLAIPGGEFLFGSPESESLRKENEGPQVKVEVSPFWMAKYETTWDLYLIYQNSELEIDKNLVLDGISRPTKPYVEMSFGQGKNGGFPVCNVTQYAARSFCEWLYKKTGVFYRLPTEAEWEYAARAGSTTAWHFGDDVSQLDDYAWSYANSDGAYALVGEKKPNEWGLYDMYGNVSEWTSDQYKGNLHSELKNGVKDPYFEPTTLYPHTIKGGNWDDDADALRSAARTGSTERLKRTDPQIPKSDWWLTDAPFLGFRLVRPAVQPSKAEIQKYFAPPPKDK
- a CDS encoding ribonuclease HII, with the translated sequence MLKPYFNKDCIEAGLDEAGRGCLAGPVVAAAVIMPKDYDNLELNDSKQIGKKDRERMAEIIKKDALAYAVGICSQTEIDEINILQASILAMHKATKLLSIKPEHLLVDGNRFVPYLSIPHTCIIKGDGKYQSIAAASILAKTYRDKLMDSYAQEFPQYGWETNAGYPTIKHRAAIKEHGVTYLHRMTFRLLKPEIEKI